CCGGTCGCCAGCCCCTGAACCGACTCCTCCTGTAAATTGATTGCGGTTGATATTGCCCATGGGGACTGGTATGGAGGTATTGGTGACCGAACAGGCGACAGAATTGACTGTCGATGCCCCAAATTGATACCGGTACGTGTACGTAAAACTGGGGACGCTAGTCGCGATAGATCCTGCAATGGCAATCGTGCCGCTGCCAGTGTTGCCAATTTTGACCAGCTGGAACGTCACCGGGCCCCACAAGGCCCCGCAATAATTGGCATCGCCAGCCCCATTGAGCTGGCATCCCTGCGGGCTGGGGTAAAGTCTTGGAAAGGGGCCGATATATTTGCCGAAAGACCCCTGTACCCCTGGCGTTATTACCCGCATCGCCACACCGGGAATGCCGACGTTGAACAATTGCTCGCCGTTGTAAATGACGGTAGACATCCCCTCAGCCACCCAGGCGGCCACATACGCAGGTCCAATAGTGCAATGCATAAAGCCCAGAGGGCGATTGCCAATTGTATTGGATGCGATGGAGGCAATGGTTGAACCCAGTGGTGCATCTCTTTGCACCACGGCATTGGCGAAGCGAATTGTCTCGCCGTCGGTTGGGGTGCCTGACACAAAAGTGCAAGTCGCTTGCGAGGCTGCTGAATAGATAGCTGATACGCAGAATATCCCCGTCAATAACAGTTTTTTCATGATAGATATTTTCCTCGGATGCACAATATTTTCCCGGTGTGAAGTCATTCAGCTTTGCTCTGCTTGGCGCTCGAATAAATCATGGGCTTCTCGTTCATTGGCAAGAAGTACGCAGCGTACGCAGCGCAGAAACCGCATCCGCCACTGGCGGCGGCAAGCTGAAACTGACCTTGCACTGCTGCTCGCTGCCGTCAGTCCACTGCAGCTGCAGCTCGCCGATATCCGGCACGCCGCTCAGGTACACCTCGCCATTCAAGCCGACGATGCCGGTATTGTTTGACGCCACGCCGTTTTCCATCAATACAGCGGTGGCGCCGAAGGGCGCCGGCTTGCCCAGGTAGCTGAGCGCGATCAGGGCGCGGCTGCCGATGCGCGTCTTGAAGTTGGCCAGCACTAATGCCCCGCTAGTCGGAATCACAGTCCTGGTGGTGTTCTCGAGGTCGATATTGTCCGCTAGCGATTGCGTGTCCAGGCCGATGCGGTTCTTGCGGTAGGTGCTGACATAGGGCACCACGGCATAGCCGCGCCAGTCGGTGCTGACGCCGCTATTATTTTGCACCTTGACGCCGGCTGCGCCCGGCGCGCGCACCAGCGTCATGGTTTCGCCCTGCTGCTGGGAGAAGGTGACGCCGTAAGGGTGGGCGACGATGCCGCCCTGCAGGCCGTAGTTGACTTGCTGCGTGCCGTTGCCGTAGTTGTAGCCGAGACTGGCTTCGCCGTAGCTGGCCTTGTAGCCGGCATTCAGTGAGCCGGCGCCGTGGCCGTCGGCGTAGCTTTGGCGGACGTTGTAGTTGAGGTTGTTGTCTTCCAGCGCGCTGCCGCTGAGGCCGACTTCCTGCCTAGTGACGCCCTGTTTGCTGGTGTTGAGGTCGTAACTGGCAAAGCCGCTGCCGCCCATGCCACCCAGCGGTATTTGTACATTGAAGGCGAGCTGCTGATGATTGCCGTTGCGGCCGCCGTCGCTTGGCACCTGGCTGTAGGTATAGCCGATGCCGTAGCTGAAGCCTCTGAAATTGCCGTTATAGCCGGCGACCAGGCTGCGCTGGTAGCCGTTTTGGCGCCAGTAATCCTGCTGGAAGCCGTTGAGGTAGAAGTTGCCGTAACCTTGCAGCGACTGGTTGACGTTGAGCTCGGCCCGGCTGCGTTTGTTGAATAGCCTCTGGCCGCCGCCGAACACGTCCTGTTCTGCATAGTTGGCCTCAGTGAAATCGTAGAAGCCGGCGGTGGAATAGCGGTAGCCGGCCAGGGTGAAGGTGGTGCCGGTGGCGGCCAGGTCCTTGGCATAGCGCAAGCGGTAGGATTGGCCCGTCTGGCTGGCGCTGTCGCGCAGTGCGGTCCTGGCATGGGTGACGTCGGCCGAGACCGAGCCCCAGTCGCCGAAGCCGTGGCCGAGGCCGAGCGCGGCCGAGGCATATTTGCCAGACAGTAGCAGGCCGCCATAGACCGTCGTGGCCTGCGGCAGGCCATAGATCAGGGTGCTCTGGAGAAAGCCCGGCTTGCTGCTGCCGCTGACCGGTGAGCGGTACTGGCCACCGCTCACGGCGTATTTCCAGCGTCCCTCGCTGCCGTCGGCTTCGGTGATGACGACTTCCAGGTCGCCGCTGGAAGAGGTGGGATACAGGTCGGAAATTACAAAGGCGCCCGGCGCCACATAGGTCTGGTAGATGATGAAGCCGTTCTGGCGCACGGTAACGCGCGCATTGCTGCGGGCGATGCCGCGCACTACCGGCGCAAAGCCTTTCAGGCTGTCGGGGTACATATTGTCGTCGGAAGCCAACTGGGCGCCGCGGAATTGTACGCTGGCGAATATGTCGCCGGAGGTGGCGCTGTCGCCCACGGTCAGCTGGCCCTTGAGCGACTGGATATCGCGCTGCAGGAAGGTGCTGGCGCTTTGCCAGCTGCTGCGGCCGTTGCTGTCGTTGTAGACGGAATAGTTGCGCAGGCGCCACTCGTTGAAATTGAGGCCGCTGCGCAGGTTCAGATAGTAGTTGTTGTCGGTGCCGCCGCTGTCGCGCCTTGTGTTGGCGCCGCTGATGTTGTAGTTCAGCAGGGCGGCGTTCAACCCTTGGTCCCATTCGCTGGGATCGACATAGCCGCGCGCTTCGCTGCTGAGAGCCGCTTGCGGAATGCTGATGTCGAGCCGCAGCTGGCTGAAATTCAGGGTGCTGGCGGCGTCCGGAATATATTTGCCGAGCTCGCTGATGGTCTGCGCCGGCGCCAGCTGCTGCAACGCGGGAAATGCTGCCAGTTTGACTCCCATCTCTGCCAGCTGCGCCGCCGTCAGCTGCGGCAGCAGCTTACCGTCGACGTCGACAAAATCGACGTCGCGGGTGCTCAGCAGGCTGTCGTTGACGTAGATGTCGACCCGGTAGTTGCCGGGAATCTGGCCGCCTTGGGAGGAAAACTGGCTGAGGTCGACAAACTTCTGCTCGCCGGTATTGCTCTCCAGCGAGTTCGGATTGAAGTAATCCTTGGCCTCGGCTATCGGCGCATGTGCGGCCAGTCCCAGGATCAGCGGCGTCGTGATCAATGTCGCCAAGCGCGAGCGCCTGAAAAATCCGGTCAGGTCGGTTGGCGGGAGCTTGCAGCAGTGGGACTTTTTCATGGCAGATAATCTCCACCTCGGCGGCATGGGCATGGGCTGTGCCGCCGGGGTAATTGGTAATGCTGCTGACGGGTGCCGGAGAAGGTAGTTATGGTCAGGCGGCGCTGCTTTGTCATTGCGGGGCCTTGGCGGCGGCAGTGACGCCGCCATAATCGCTGATGGCTTCCCAGCTGACCGGGCCGGAGGCGCCGGCCGGCAGCGGCCAGCTCAGGGTGCCTTGCGGCGCCACCATGCCGGCGTCCTTGATTTCCTTGTCACCGATCTTGACGCTGAAGAAAGAGACGTAATAGGAGGTCGGATTGTTTACCTGCAGCTGGTCGCCGTGGCGCTGGAAGGTCAAGGCTTTATAGGCCTCGGCCGCATTGCCGCTCAGTCCTGGCGGGCGAAAGAATAATTTGATGCGGGTCTTGACGGCGATCTGCAGCTGATTGGCATCGGTTTGCTCGGAAGCTGCAATCGACTTGATGTTCAGCCAGAACACGGACTCCTTGTTTTCCGGAAAACTGCCACCGGTGCGGATGACGCGCAGTACATTTTCCTGTCCGGGATCGAGCCGGAACAGCGGCGGCGTAATGAGGAAGGGGGCCTTCTCGTTCCCCTCGGCGGATGCTTCCTCCACCCAGGATTGAACCAGGTAAGGGGTTGCCTTTTCCGGATTATTGACTGAGATGGACGCTTCTCTTTTTGTGCCGTCATACACGACGCGGGTGCCGCCGACCACGACACCTGCCCAGGCAGCTTGTGCGATGCCGAAGAAACAGCCCACCACGCAAGCGGATGTAAGCCAATACCTCACTGTATGCTCCTTGAAGGACGTGATTTGCTGTCGTTGTTGCCGGCAAATCACGCCTGGTTTTTACTGTGCGACCAGATCGCCTGCCTGACGCCGGCAGGGTCGTTCTGTCTTAGTTGTAGGAGATGGTGAAGGCGCTAGTGGCGTTGGCGGTGCCTTCGGTTACCGTTCCGGTGGAAACGTATTTCGCGATGAAGTTCATGGGGGTAGTGGGGTTGGCAGCGAGCACCGGGACAGGCGCCGACAGCGCGCCGATCGGGATCAGCGTGCTGCTGTCCTGTTCGTAGATGCCGATGCCAACGAAGGTGGCCACGCCCGGGCTCCCCGCACCGGTCAGCGCCAGCAGGTTAGGATTGCCAGCTGCGGTGGGGCCGTCGAATTTCGCCCTGGCAGTGGTGACGGTAGCCGGGCATGCGCTGAGGGTGATGCTGAACATGGTTGGTGCCGCGGAGGAGCCGAAAATCGGGAAGGCAGTGGTACTGACATTCCCGAGGAGGACGGGGTTGGGCGTAACGCCGCTCGTCGGATCGACGGTGCAGGCGACTGTCGTAATGTTGCCGGTGAAGTTGATGGTGCCGTCGGCGGCGTTGGCGATGCTGCCGAATGCGGAGCCGGTCAGCAGTATGGCGATGATTGATTTTCTGTTCATTATGTTTTCCTGGTCAAATGATAGTGCGAGGTGGAATGGCAGCAGCGGCTTACCCAAGGCCCGGGGCAGGCGCCTAAGAAAATCGGATCAGGCAAGTGCTTGCAAGGGATGTGTCACCCACAGGCTTTCATGGCCAGTGGACATTTTATGTTATCAAGTAAACAATTTTAAATGAAGGATAATGCCAGCATATTTCGTAGGTAAAATCCTAAATACATGAAAAATTGTTTTTTTATAAATAAAAGTGGCAGAATATGTCTTCGTCCGGCGGTCTTGTTTTGCAGGGTTGATTGATAGATCACAGTGTTCCTGCGATACCGCATGTCGTTTCTGGATAGATTTTCTGTTGCTGAACGTGCTATTGCAAAAGTGCTTGCGGCAGTCCGGCAGCCGGCTGAAAATGGCCGATTGGTAATCTTTTTGTCATATCGCTTGCCAAGTATCGCTACCTGGTGCATAATGCAGTCCATCGAAACGGCGGGCTTGTGTAGAGTCTCTTGTTTCGGAAAGACAGGGCTGGGATGTTAATCTCGTCTCTTGCACCAGATTCAAAAAAGGAAGCTGGAAAAAGGCTTCCTTTTTTTATGTGAAATCAGTAGCCGATCGTGTTGACTGGCAGATGGCTAGCCAGTCGATATTGCTTTGATTTTGCGATAGTTATACCCCTGGCGGGGTAGCAAAGTGGTTATGCAGCGGCCTGCAAAGCCGTTTACGCCGGTTCGATCCCGACCCCCGCCTCCAGACTCCATACGCGGGAGTAGCTCAGTTGGTAGAGCGCAACCTTGCCAAGGTTGAGGTCGAGAGTTCGAGCCTCTTCTCCCGCTCCAGGTTAAAAAGGAAGCCGAATCGGCATCCTTGCAGTTGGTAAGATGTATTGGTTGTGGAAGGTAGGCACACCAGTATTTATTAGTATTTTGGCGCAGCACCCCCGGCGGGGCAGCCAAGCGATTGTATCGCTAGACAAGTCCCGTCCGAAACTCCTTATGCGGGAGTAGCTCAGTTGGTAGAGCGCAACCTTGCCAAGGTTGAGGTCGAGAGTTCGAGCCTCTTCTCCCGCTCCAGATGCCAGGCAAGGAAGATGTAGCTGTCTTCCTTGCCGGTTCAGTAAGAAAATCCCACCTTGATTTTTCTCCTGATGCGCAACGTGGTGTTTCCACGTCTGTGCGATTGTTATGGAGTCCCACATGCGCGGCACTATCGCTTTCCCTGGAACCGATACACGAGTTGATTCACCTTTCGCCGAGGCCACTTTCCAGATAGGACTGGGTCTTGGGAGTCATCTCCTTTATCGGTGAAAATGCCGGCATCCGCGGCATTTTCGGGCACGGCCGATTTCCTTGCGGGAACCGATACACGAGCTGATTCACCTTTCGCCGAGACCACTTTCCAGATAGGACTGGGTTTTGGGAGTCATCTCCTTTATCGGTGAAAATGCCGGCATCCGCGGCATTTTCGGGCACGGCCGATTTCCTTATGGGAACCGATACACGAGCTGATTCACCTTTCGCCGAGACCACTTTCCAGATAGGACTGGGTCTTGGGAGTCATCTCCTTTATCGGTGAAAATGCCGGCATCCGCAGCATTTTCGGGCATGGCCGATTTCCTTATGGGAACCGATACACGAGCTGATTCACCTTTCGCCGAGACCACTTTCCAGATAGGACTGGGTTTCGGGAGTCATCTCCTTTATCGGTGAAAATGCCGGCAGTCGCGGCAATTTCGGGCGCAGCCGTTTCCTTTTGCAGGAACCGATAAACGAGTAGATTCACCTTTCGCCGGGGCCACTTTCCAGATAGGACTGGGTTCCGGGAGTCTTCTCCTTTATCGGTAAAAGATGCTGCTGTCGGCAGCGTCTTCAAAACGTGGCAGGATTACCGCCCAATGCATCCAACGACCCGTTCGCTCGCGCGAGCGGGTTTTTTTATGCGTCCCGCGTTTTCACTCCCTGGATTCCGTCCACTTCACGAAAGCCGCGTGCCCAAAATACTCCGTCCCTCGAGTACGACGAGGCGAATTCGATTTCATAGTTCGCATGCCCCCAGTGCCGATCCGAGATATCGGTCACGATGCATTGGCATCCCAGCGGCGCAGGCACGGTAAACCCGTCTTCTGTGACGATATCGGTCAGCTCAATCCAGTTGCTATCGTCCAGGCATAATACGACCCGGCTGATGCGCTGCTCTTGCTGAACAATTTCCAGATAGAGTTTTGATAAACTGCCGCTAGCGGTCATCATTGATCGTGTTGATGCATCATGAGCGAGTAAAGCTCCGCAACGCGTTCAACGCTGATGCCATCGCGTTGTTCGACGGCCAGCGGATGTTCGGTCGGTTCAAGTTCAATATAAGGACGAATGCCGTCATCGCGCAGGTGAACCATGGTTTTCAGGCCTATGGTGTCCTGGTAAGGCTTTAGCCATGCGTTAAGCCACCCGAAGAACGGTCCGATGTGAGAGCGCTTTTCCTGTTCAAAATGCTCGAGCCAGGCCGCATAGCTGACTTCGCTGACGGAGACCCATACGCCCCAACTGAATGGCTCGGCTTCGCCTTTTACGGGAATTTCAATGCATCCGCGAACAAAGAAATACTGCTTGTCAATGACGCAATCGTCGCTGCCTAAGACGCAACGGTCTGTCCTGCCGCTCTCGGGAACTTCGTAATAGCTGAGCGGGGCATGTGCGCCAAAACTTGGCATGCCTTCATGGACTTCATCGCATGAGCTGCATTTAAACGTAAACGACATTTTAGCCAGGGCCTTCTACAAAACTGAGGGGAGGGGCGTGCGTCGGGCGGCCAGCTCACCGTCCTGAAGACGGCATGAACGATTACCCTTGGCGTGTAGTCATCGATGACTAGCGATTCCCGGAAGCCGGCTAAGAGTATAAACGTTGATTGTGCTGTAGGGCGACAAGACTACGTTCAAGTCATTGTCGAAAAGAGGGGGGGGGCTGGCAAGCCGCAACTTGCCAGCACGGATCCGCAGCGCTGTGCAGATCCGTCTTGCTTTACTTACGAAGCAATCAGACGCGCGCGGCGCTCAATGCAGCATTGAAAGTCGTGCTTGGACACATGATGGCTTCCATTTTCTTCGGGTCAGGCAGGAAGTAGCCACCGATGTCCACTGCATGGCCTTGCACGTCCTTGAGTTCGGCGGCGATCTTTTGCTCGTTCTCGGTCAGTGTCTTGGCCAGGACTGCGAAATGGGCTTGCAGTTCCTTGTCTTCGGATTGCGCCGCCAGCGCCTGCGCCCAGTACAGGGCCAGGTAGAACTGGCTGCCGCGGTTGTCCAGCTCGCCGGTGCGCGGCGATGGCGACTGGTTGTTGTCGAGCAGCTTGCCGGTGGCGTCGTCCAGGGTTTTCGCCAGGATCTTGGCCTTGTTGTTGCCGGTCTTGATGCCCATGTCTTCCAGCGATACCGCCAGCGCCAGGAACTCGCCCAGCGAATCCCAGCGCAGATGGTTTTCTTCCACCAGTTGCTTGACGTGCTTAGGCGCGGAGCCGCCGGCGCCGGTTTCAAACATGCCGCCGCCAGCCATCAGCGGGACGATCGACAGCATCTTGGCGCTGGTGCCCAGTTCCATGATCGGGAACAGGTCGGTCAGGTAGTCGCGCAGGATGTTGCCGGTGACCGAGATGGTGTCCTTGCCGCGGATCACGCGTTCCAGCGTGTAGCGCATGGCGCGTACCTGCGACATGATCTGGATGTCGAGGCCGGCGAGGTCGTATTCCTTGAGGTAGGCGCGGACTTTCTTGATCAGCTCGGCTTCGTGCGGACGGTACTCGTCCAGCCAGAAAATCGCCGGCATGCCCGACAGGCGCGCGCGATTCACCGCCAGCTTGACCCAGTCGCGGATCGGCTCATCCTTGACCTGGCACATGCGCCAGATGTCGCCTTGCTCGACGTTCTGCTCCAGCAGCACGCTGCCGTCGGTCTTGACGATGCGCGCCACGCCGTCGGCCGGCACTTCAAAAGTCTTGTCGTGCGAACCGTATTCTTCCGCCTTCTGCGCCATCAGGCCGACGTTCGGCACGGTGCCCATGGTGGTCGGGTCGAAAGCGCCGTTGGTCTTGCAGAAGTTGATCATTTCCTGATAAATGCGGGCGAAGGTGCTTTCCGGGATCACCGCCTTGGTGTCCTTCGGACGGCCGTCGGCGCCCCACATCTTGCCGCCGAGGCGGATCATGGCCGGCATCGAGGCGTCGACGATGACGTCGTTCGGTGCGTGCAGGTTGGAAATGCCCTTGGCCGAATCGACCATCGCCAGTTCCGGACGGTGTTCGTGGCAGGCGTGCAGGTCCTTGATCACTTCATCGCGCTTGGATTCCGGCAGGGTGGCGATCTTTTCGTAGACGCTGGAGAGGCCGTTGTTGGCGTTCACGCCCAGTTCTTCGAACAGCTTGCCGTGCTTGGCGAAGGCTTCCTTGTAGAAGATCTTCACGGCGTGGCCAAACACGATAGGGTGCGACACCTTCATCATGGTCGCCTTGACGTGCAGCGACAGCATGACGCCGGTTTCGCGCGCATCTTCCATCTGTTCTTCGTAGAAGGCGCACAGGGCCTTTTTGCTCATGAACATGCTGTCGATGATTTCGCCGGCCAGCAACGATACCTTGTTCTTCAGGACGACGGTTTCACCAGCTTTGGTGACTAGTTCCATGCGGACGTCGCAGGCTTCGGCCAGCGTCATGCATTTTTCGCTGGCGTAGAAATCGCCGCCGTGCATGTGCGAAACGTGGGTGCGCGAAGCCGGGCTCCACTTGGACATCGAGTGCGGGTGCTTGCGGGCGTAGCGCTTGACGGCGGCTGGTGCGCGGCGGTCGGAATTGCCTTCGCGCAGGACCGGGTTGACCGCGCTGCCGATGATCTTCGAATAGCGCTTCTGGATCGCCTTGTCTTCATCAGACTTCGGATCTTCCGGGAAATCGGGGATGTTGTAGCCGCCGGCCTGCAGTTCGCGGATCGCCGCGATCAGCTGCGGCACCGAGGCGCTGATGTTAGGCAGCTTGATGATGTTGGTATCAGGGAGCTGGGTCAGGCGGCCCAGTTCGGCCAGATTGTCCGGCACTTTCTGCTCTGGCTTGAGGTTGTCGGAGAATTCGGCAAGAATCCGCGCTGCCACCGAAATATCACTCTTGACGACATCGATACCTGCCGGTGCAGCGAAAGTCTTGATGATAGGCAGGAAAGAAGCGGTCGCCAGCAGCGGCGCCTCGTCGGTCAGGGTGTAGATGATGGTCGATTTACTTGCAGTCACTGTAACTCTCCTAGCGGTTGATGCGTTGGTTGGTGCCGCCACATGATATTGGTGTTTGCTTTCACCAAGCTTAAGGGCGCGCTGAATTAGTTTGCAGATTGCTAATTTTGATGGGCAATGCTTGCCTGGATGAAGGCTGCTTCCATCCCAAGGGATGAAATTTCATCTCAAAGGATGAAGTTTATTCGCAGTTGGGTTCCAGCACCAACAAAATGTTAGCGATTGACATGCATTGGCGGGTTGGCAATGCATGATGCACCGGAGTGGGGCGTGGGATGACATGGGCTTTGCTATGAAATAGCTTAATGACAATTTTACGCTTCACTTTCGTTGAGTGGCTACTCGACGCTTGGCAGCTTGTTTTTGGGGCTGTAGGGCATCGTCCCGCTGGTTTGATGGTGATAGGTATTTTCGAGCCGCTTCCGGCCCACACCTGTCGAGAATTGCGCACTGCGGACACCAAGTTCCACGCTTGACGAAGATCGGACACGCCTGCCAGACATGCCCCCGGTGGCAAAGCCAGCTCAGTTTGTCCGTCGTGGTGAGGAATTCTTTCGACAGCAGCTCCCCGTCACGATCTTTTGCAATCTGGCTGTAAATCGCATGCGCTTCTTCTTTCGAGTACCGACCTCGGCACTAGGGACACCAGCCTCCACGTTTCACACTGCCGGACAAGGCCGGCCATGAATGCCCTTGCGCACAAGACCATAACAGCGGCCTATCGGAGCCGGCGTAGGTGGTGGAGAGTAATTTCCCGCCGCGCTCATGCGCTATTTTGGCAAATAGCGCGAGCTGCTCTTCAGGTGGCATGCGCCCACGGCATTTTGGACACCACTTCCCGCCCAGGATGTTCGAGGGCGAAGCCGACCAAACATGACCCTCAGCACATTGCCATTGGGCTTTCTGATGAGCGGTCGTGTATTCGGTTGACAGGCATAGGCCACCACGCTCCCGAGCGGCGGTCTGGTATTTCTGCATGGCAGATCGAGCATACCTATTAATAACGCCGCACTGCGGGCACCAGCGCCCGCCCGATTTTACTGCCGTCCGCGTCGCCTCCCATTGATGGCCGTGACGACATTCCCAGGTCAGCTTAGCGTCTGGGCCGAGATAACGCTCCGAGACAAGCCGACCACCTCGCTCAGTCGCTATCTTGACAAGAATCGCATGGTGTTCTTCGTCCGTGCAACGTCCCGAACACTGGCGACACCAGCTGCCGATTTTGATATTGATGGGTTGCGCCTCCCATACATGGCCGTACTTGCAGCGCCAGGTCAGCTTGTCGCTGTTGCTAAGGTACTCCGTCGACAGTAGCTTGCCGCCACGCTCACGCGCTATTCGGCGATATTGCGCCAGCATTTCCTTTTTCGGGAGGCGGCCAAGGCATTTCGGACACCAGGAATTTCCATTTTTCACCGACGAAGGCGAGGCCATCCAGGCGTGACCATCAGCACATTTCCATTTCAACAAATCGTCGCTGCCTTTGTAGGCAGTAGAAAGCAACTGTCCGCCACGCTTTTGCGCCAATTGCGTCAATATGGCTATGTGCTCTTCCGCCGGGAAATAACCGCGACACTTTGGACACCATCTACCCTTGCTGACATTGGCAGGTATTGCCATCCATTGGTGGCCGGCGGCACATTGCCATTGCAAGTGAGTATGGGCATTCACGTATTCCGATGACAGGCATTGGCCATCGCGTTTGCCGGCAATGAACTGCATGTCTTCAATGGTGAGACGTGGTTTTCTCAAGACTTTCCAAAATTCGACAAACTGGAAATCAGACTCGCGCCGCAGCTTGTTTTATGTCCATCGAATGCCACTGCCAAGCCACCCACCATGAAATTCGGGTCGCCTTCGACAATGACGCAAACGGTATGCCCCTGGATAGGGCAAATGCAGGTATCGCCGACGCGGGCCACCGCGATGCCTTCAACAATGAACGGCGCGCTGGCCGAGACAACTTTGCCGCCATGGTCCGTAGCATCGCCGAGCCTGATTACGTTTGGCATGTGGCCTCCATCTATGCTAGTTAGCCTGGCGTCGGTTCGCCAGGGAGTGAGGCTCCTGGCGTGCCGTCCGCATCAGTCTTAACGGTTGCTGCAATAGGCGTTACTGCTGTTTCTTCATAGGCGACCAGGGACCACACGGTGTTTAGTGAATGACTAGGCCGCTGACCGCGCAGTGTTTGCCACATACTGGCATCGCCGAGAAGAACCGCGGCTGGCATCGCTTCGCCAGCTTTAAAGAAACGTCGACGGCCGCCGTCAACATTCCCGGTTTCGATACATTGCCACCAGCCGGTCTGCGGGCAGATCGAGCCAGTAGCGATAACTTCGCCCAGCGGCGCTTGCGGCGACGATGGTGTCGGGTCTGCGCTACTGACTTTAGCCGGACCTGTTGGGCGCAGACGGATCGAGTTGACTACACTGTCAAAAAGTTTAATGGCTTGGTCGTCTGTCAGCGACGGGCGAACAGTGCGCTCACCAGCATGGCCCTGTCCGGTAAACATCTCGACATGGACGTTCGGTGAAAATGCCGCATTGGGCTTACCAGGTGAATC
The sequence above is a segment of the Collimonas sp. PA-H2 genome. Coding sequences within it:
- a CDS encoding fimbrial protein, whose translation is MKKLLLTGIFCVSAIYSAASQATCTFVSGTPTDGETIRFANAVVQRDAPLGSTIASIASNTIGNRPLGFMHCTIGPAYVAAWVAEGMSTVIYNGEQLFNVGIPGVAMRVITPGVQGSFGKYIGPFPRLYPSPQGCQLNGAGDANYCGALWGPVTFQLVKIGNTGSGTIAIAGSIATSVPSFTYTYRYQFGASTVNSVACSVTNTSIPVPMGNINRNQFTGGVGSGAGDRDFTVNLNCDASTRVNIMLEGTAHSSGRPGMLALSPSSFPIAQGVGLELSRNGTPVTLGQPIATGTAAAAGPYTITLHARYVQTAAIVPGQANSTANFTMTYN
- a CDS encoding fimbria/pilus outer membrane usher protein; amino-acid sequence: MKKSHCCKLPPTDLTGFFRRSRLATLITTPLILGLAAHAPIAEAKDYFNPNSLESNTGEQKFVDLSQFSSQGGQIPGNYRVDIYVNDSLLSTRDVDFVDVDGKLLPQLTAAQLAEMGVKLAAFPALQQLAPAQTISELGKYIPDAASTLNFSQLRLDISIPQAALSSEARGYVDPSEWDQGLNAALLNYNISGANTRRDSGGTDNNYYLNLRSGLNFNEWRLRNYSVYNDSNGRSSWQSASTFLQRDIQSLKGQLTVGDSATSGDIFASVQFRGAQLASDDNMYPDSLKGFAPVVRGIARSNARVTVRQNGFIIYQTYVAPGAFVISDLYPTSSSGDLEVVITEADGSEGRWKYAVSGGQYRSPVSGSSKPGFLQSTLIYGLPQATTVYGGLLLSGKYASAALGLGHGFGDWGSVSADVTHARTALRDSASQTGQSYRLRYAKDLAATGTTFTLAGYRYSTAGFYDFTEANYAEQDVFGGGQRLFNKRSRAELNVNQSLQGYGNFYLNGFQQDYWRQNGYQRSLVAGYNGNFRGFSYGIGYTYSQVPSDGGRNGNHQQLAFNVQIPLGGMGGSGFASYDLNTSKQGVTRQEVGLSGSALEDNNLNYNVRQSYADGHGAGSLNAGYKASYGEASLGYNYGNGTQQVNYGLQGGIVAHPYGVTFSQQQGETMTLVRAPGAAGVKVQNNSGVSTDWRGYAVVPYVSTYRKNRIGLDTQSLADNIDLENTTRTVIPTSGALVLANFKTRIGSRALIALSYLGKPAPFGATAVLMENGVASNNTGIVGLNGEVYLSGVPDIGELQLQWTDGSEQQCKVSFSLPPPVADAVSALRTLRTSCQ
- a CDS encoding molecular chaperone, whose amino-acid sequence is MRYWLTSACVVGCFFGIAQAAWAGVVVGGTRVVYDGTKREASISVNNPEKATPYLVQSWVEEASAEGNEKAPFLITPPLFRLDPGQENVLRVIRTGGSFPENKESVFWLNIKSIAASEQTDANQLQIAVKTRIKLFFRPPGLSGNAAEAYKALTFQRHGDQLQVNNPTSYYVSFFSVKIGDKEIKDAGMVAPQGTLSWPLPAGASGPVSWEAISDYGGVTAAAKAPQ
- a CDS encoding fimbrial protein; this translates as MNRKSIIAILLTGSAFGSIANAADGTINFTGNITTVACTVDPTSGVTPNPVLLGNVSTTAFPIFGSSAAPTMFSITLSACPATVTTARAKFDGPTAAGNPNLLALTGAGSPGVATFVGIGIYEQDSSTLIPIGALSAPVPVLAANPTTPMNFIAKYVSTGTVTEGTANATSAFTISYN
- a CDS encoding DUF2199 domain-containing protein, translated to MSFTFKCSSCDEVHEGMPSFGAHAPLSYYEVPESGRTDRCVLGSDDCVIDKQYFFVRGCIEIPVKGEAEPFSWGVWVSVSEVSYAAWLEHFEQEKRSHIGPFFGWLNAWLKPYQDTIGLKTMVHLRDDGIRPYIELEPTEHPLAVEQRDGISVERVAELYSLMMHQHDQ
- a CDS encoding NADP-dependent isocitrate dehydrogenase; translated protein: MTASKSTIIYTLTDEAPLLATASFLPIIKTFAAPAGIDVVKSDISVAARILAEFSDNLKPEQKVPDNLAELGRLTQLPDTNIIKLPNISASVPQLIAAIRELQAGGYNIPDFPEDPKSDEDKAIQKRYSKIIGSAVNPVLREGNSDRRAPAAVKRYARKHPHSMSKWSPASRTHVSHMHGGDFYASEKCMTLAEACDVRMELVTKAGETVVLKNKVSLLAGEIIDSMFMSKKALCAFYEEQMEDARETGVMLSLHVKATMMKVSHPIVFGHAVKIFYKEAFAKHGKLFEELGVNANNGLSSVYEKIATLPESKRDEVIKDLHACHEHRPELAMVDSAKGISNLHAPNDVIVDASMPAMIRLGGKMWGADGRPKDTKAVIPESTFARIYQEMINFCKTNGAFDPTTMGTVPNVGLMAQKAEEYGSHDKTFEVPADGVARIVKTDGSVLLEQNVEQGDIWRMCQVKDEPIRDWVKLAVNRARLSGMPAIFWLDEYRPHEAELIKKVRAYLKEYDLAGLDIQIMSQVRAMRYTLERVIRGKDTISVTGNILRDYLTDLFPIMELGTSAKMLSIVPLMAGGGMFETGAGGSAPKHVKQLVEENHLRWDSLGEFLALAVSLEDMGIKTGNNKAKILAKTLDDATGKLLDNNQSPSPRTGELDNRGSQFYLALYWAQALAAQSEDKELQAHFAVLAKTLTENEQKIAAELKDVQGHAVDIGGYFLPDPKKMEAIMCPSTTFNAALSAARV
- a CDS encoding zinc-ribbon domain-containing protein; its protein translation is MRKPRLTIEDMQFIAGKRDGQCLSSEYVNAHTHLQWQCAAGHQWMAIPANVSKGRWCPKCRGYFPAEEHIAILTQLAQKRGGQLLSTAYKGSDDLLKWKCADGHAWMASPSSVKNGNSWCPKCLGRLPKKEMLAQYRRIARERGGKLLSTEYLSNSDKLTWRCKYGHVWEAQPINIKIGSWCRQCSGRCTDEEHHAILVKIATERGGRLVSERYLGPDAKLTWECRHGHQWEATRTAVKSGGRWCPQCGVINRYARSAMQKYQTAARERGGLCLSTEYTTAHQKAQWQCAEGHVWSASPSNILGGKWCPKCRGRMPPEEQLALFAKIAHERGGKLLSTTYAGSDRPLLWSCAQGHSWPALSGSVKRGGWCP
- a CDS encoding PAAR domain-containing protein; its protein translation is MPNVIRLGDATDHGGKVVSASAPFIVEGIAVARVGDTCICPIQGHTVCVIVEGDPNFMVGGLAVAFDGHKTSCGASLISSLSNFGKS